CAGCCACGATTAGATAAGTGTTCACCGAAACGAGCCAAATCTATTTTGGCGCTGCGACGTTTTCGAGCGGCCTTTGATCTGCTGCTATTGCGTCGTGACCAAGACGAGGAGCTCAGTGGCGCGGTCAAATTCTGGGAGGAACAACAACAGTTGTTTCCAGAAATAGTCGGCAGCCAACCACCCACTGAGATACCCAAAAAACGGCGACGACCGCGCAGACGAAAACCCGAGCAATGACCCTAGCTGTGATTGCCCTAGGCGCAAATATCGATGCGCCCATCGAGCGACTCGCCGAAGCCTACGCGCATGTGTCGAAAATGGCTGATTTCAGCGTCCTTGATGTATCGCCCATTTATCAATCTCCGCCTATGGGCCCCGAGGATCAACCGCCCTACTTCAATGCTGTTCTCTCAGGTGAGTACACAGGCGAGCCTCTACCCCTACTGAGGGCACTGCAAAAAATCGAGGCCTCGATGGGCCGCGTTAAGACACGCCATTGGGGGGAGCGTTGTATCGATCTAGACGTTATTCAACTCGGGGATTGTGTTGTTCATTTACCAAGCCTTCAGATTCCGCATCCGGGCCTTAGAAGTCGCTTATTCGTCGTACAACCCATGATCGATATTCTGGGCGCTGATCATAGGGTGCCGGGCCTCCCCGAACTTGGTACCCTGCGCGAAGCATTGAGCGATGACACACTCACATTGTGTCCCAATACAGCCCTTGGCTAAGGTAACGGCGGAGGTAAAGTGACAGAAACAACCACAGCGCCCGTCGATCTACGAGGAAGGCTGCCGCAGCCATACATCGCTGTTGAAGGCCCGATCGGCGTCGGTAAAACCACCTTGGCGAAGAGGTTAGCTGAGTTATTCGATTATCAATTGTTACTCGAAGACGCCCACGAAAACCCGTTCCTTGATAAGTTTTATGAAAATCGTCGGCAAAATGCGCTCGCCACTCAACTCTTCTTTTTGTTTCAGCGGGTCCAAAAAATGGACGATTTGAAGCAACAGGATATGTTTAAGCCGCTTCGGATTGCTGACTTCCTCATCGATAAAGATCCGATCTTTGCCGAGGTCAACTTAGATCCAGACGAGTTTGAGCTTTACCGCAAGGTATACGGCCAAATGACTGTCGATGCGCCAACCCCCGACCTGGTTATCTATTTGCAGGCCTCGGTCGACAGACTCCTAGAGCGGATTGACCGCCGAGGAATCGCTTCGGAGCGGACGATCAGTCGTCAGTACCTCGAGGAGCTGAATGAGGTGTACAGCGAGTTCTTTCTTTACTACGATGCCGCGCCTTTACTCATAGTGAACGCTAATCAGCTCGATTTAGTGAGTCGACAAGAGGACTTTGCCCAGCTAGTCGATTATGCTCTCGACATTAAGGCAGGGCGACACTACTTCAACCCGACCTCGATCGACTAACGCAAGTACGAGAAGCACCAGGGAGCTCCGACATCGATGTCCGAACGAATTACCACTAGCAAGCTGGAAGCCATGAAAACCGCAGGCGAAAAGTTTGTGATGGTCACCGCCTACGATGCGACCTTTGCCCGCCTGGTTAGTGAAGCGGGTGCGGAATGCATTCTTGTAGGTGACTCCCTCGGTATGGTCTTACAAGGCCACGACACGACCGTGCCTGTGTCGCTCGAAGCAATGGTCTATCACACCGAATGTGTTGCTCGAGCCCGCCCCCATTCTCTGATTGTGTCAGATCTCCCCTTTATGACGTACTCGTCACCCGATGTTGCTCTTACGGCCAGTATGGAACTGATGCAAAAAGGGGCACAAATGGTAAAGCTTGAAGGGGGTACCTGGCTAAGCGAAACCATTCATCAATTGGTCCAGCGCGGCATCCCCGTCTGTGCTCACCTCGGCTTAACCCCGCAATCGGTCAACGTCTTTGGCGGCTATCGTGTTATGGGGCGAACACCGAAGGAAGCGAAATCGATACTCGCTGACGCTGTAGAAATTCAAGATGCAGGCGCAAGTATCGTTTTGCTTGAATGCGTGCCTGAAGACCTTGCGGCGGATATCTCATCTAAGCTCGATATACCGGTGATTGGTATTGGCGCCGGTGCGGGCACAGACGCACAAGTGTTGGTTCTACACGACTTGCTTGGGCTCACCGAGAAACCCGCAAAGTTCGTCGAAAACTTCATGACGAACGCCGACACCGTGCAAGATGCGATTTCCGCCTTTGTAAACGCGGTGAAGGACGGATCCTACCCGCAGGCACAACACACCTATCGCTAAATGGAAATTATCAGCAGCATCAGCGCTATGCAGGCCTGGCGCTCGTCTCTCCCACAGGGTTTTCGCGTCGGCTTCGCACCGACAATGGGTAATCTCCACGCGGGACATCTATCACTTGTTGAGAAGGCGAAATCGCTAAGCGACGTCACTGTCGCCTCGATATTCGTTAACCCCATGCAGTTTGGAGAAAGTGAAGACCTCGATGCCTATCCGCGCACCTTGGCGCGCGATTTGGAAAGTCTGAGAGAGGCTGGCGCGGCTGCCGTGTTTACACCGTCAGTCGTCGATATTTATCCTGAGGGTGTCGAGCACCATACAGCGGTGGAAGTTCCGGGATTAACTGACGTACTTTGCGGCGCCTCGCGCGCCGGTCACTTCAAGGGTGTAACAACCGTCGTCAGCAAGCTTTTTGGGGCAGTACGACCCGATGTCGCGGCATTCGGTGCTAAGGATCTACAACAAGTTCTTGTCATAAAAAAAATGGTTCGCGACCTCCTAATGAATACCGAGGTGATAACTGTTCCGACAATGCGAGAAGCCGACGGCCTTGCCATGAGCTCTCGAAACGGCTACCTGACAAAGACTGAACGACAACTTGCACCTCGCTTTCCAAGCGTACTCACTGACTTTGTTACCGCCGTCAAAAGCAGATCAAGCACGATCGAGGATGCTCTGGAGACCGCGCGTAAAGCTCTCATCAAGCACGGATTTCATATCGACTATCTCGAGGCACGAAAGACCTTTGATCTCACCCCGGCAACCTCGCTAGATACAGAAGTTGCCATATTTGGCGCGGTCTTTGTGGGTAAAACGCGGCTTATTGATAACCACGTCATACCCACGCTTTAAATCGCCCTAACACCGCAGCTACTCACTGCGCCTCCCCCGGCTCGTGGAGAAAGTCGAGTAGCTCCTGCACCTCACGGGGCGGGGGTGAGGTGACGCGACTTATAATAAAGGCGGTTGCGAAATTAACGATCGCTCCAACAACACCAAACGCATTTGGCTCGATACCGAAGAACCAATTGGGTGGCATATCACCTAGGAAGCTCGTTCCCGGAATAAACATAATTCCCTTGTGCTGGAAGACATAAAGCAGCGTCACGGATATTCCCGCCAACATTCCAGTCACCGCACCCTCTCGACTAATACCACGCGCGAAGATGCCCATGAGTAACGCCGGGAAAAGCGAAGATGCCGCAAGACCAAAGGCGAGCGCGACGGTACCGGCCGCGAAACCCGGCGGGTTCAGACCCAAATATCCAGCCCCCAGCACAGCGACTGCCATCGCAATCCGAGAGGCTCTAAGCTCGGCGCGCTCGGAAATGGACGGCATATAGGTACTCTTGAGCAGATCATGAGAAATGGCGCTCGAAATCGCCAACAAAAGACCTGCAGCTGTTGAGAGAGCGGCGGCCAAACCACCGGCCGCCACAAGGGCGATTACCCAGTTAGGCAACCGCGCTATTTCTGGGTTAGCTAACACCAAAATATCATTATCTAATTTTGTTAACTCGTTAGTTTCAGGGTCAGCCGTATACTCGATGCGCCCGTCCCCATTCAGGTCTTCGACTTTGAGTAGGCCTGTTTGCTCCCAATTTTCAAACCACGCTGGCTTTTCCTCAATGAGCAATGCCTGCCCGTCTGAAGCCTGCATGGTATCCACAATATTCAGTCTCGCCATGGCAGCGATGGCTGGCGCTGTCGTGTAGAGAATGGCAATGAATACCAGAGCCCACCCTGCAGACCGTCGGGCCGCTGCAACGCTTGGCACGGTAAAAAACCGAATAATGACGTGAGGCAGTCCGGCCGTTCCAATCATGAGCGATGCAGTGAACGCCAGCATATTAAGCGTGCTACCACGAAGCGTTGTGGTGTACTCCTGGAAACCAAGATCAACCAAGATAAGGTCGAGCTTATCGAGGAGATACATATCGCTACCAGACAGTGTGGAGCCCAAGCCTAGTTGCGGTATCGGGTTCCCCGTAAGCTGGAGACTGATAAAGATGGCGGGAATCGTATAAGCCGTAATCAGCACGACATATTGGGCGATTTGCGTATAGGTAATGCCCTTCATACCCCCCAAAACGGCGTAGAAAAAAACGATCAACATTCCGATACCAAGGCCTGTTTCGTAGTCGGTTTCCAGGAAGCGTGAAAACGCGACCCCCACGCCTTTCATTTGACCTATCACGTAAGTAACGGAGCACAGAATGAGGCAAATGACGGCGACTACACGCGCCGTATCTGAGTAATAGCGCTCACCTATGAAATCAGGGACGGTGTACTTACCGTATTTCCGAAGGTACGGAGCAATCAACAGGGCTAAAAGCACATAGCCCCCGGTCCAGCCCATGAGGAAGACTGACCCACCATAACCGTTGTATGAGAGTGCGATGAGGCCTGCCATAGAAATGAAAGAGGCCGCAGACATCCAGTCAGCAGCAGTCGCCATGCCGTTAGCGACCGGGTGGACGCCACCATCTGCGACATAAAAATCTTTGGTTGAAGAGGCTCTCGTAGCGACCGCAATACCGATGTACAACGCAAAGGTGAAGCCAACAACCAGATAAGTCAGTAGCGTTAGACTCATTATTCAGAGCCCTCTTTGTATTCGCGCTCTAACCGACTCATCGTCGCCGCAAAATAGAAAATTAACGCGATAAAAACAAAGATTGAACCCTGTTGGGCGAACCAAAAACCCATCTTGTAGCCGCCCAATCGAATTTCATTGAGGGGCTCAACCATCAGAATGCCGAAACCAAAGCTCACAACAAACCAAATCACCAGAAGCTTCAGCATAAGTCCTCGAACTTGTGCCGAAAATTGCGCTCTGCGCGCGTTTTTATTATCGAACTCAGCCATTCGTTGGATATCTCCTTTTTCCAAACGCATTTTGTTCCACTGCAAGAACACATACGGCATTATTGATTAGGTAGTTGCTTTATTCGGCAGCCGCGCACAGATAAAACCATAAGGATCCATTGCATGTCTAACGAGGCGATTTATCCCGTTCCGGCAAACTTTGCGGACGCACACATCACCCCTGAAAAATATCAGGAGATGTACCGGCAGTCGCTAGATGATCCAGATAGCTTCTGGAGCAGTCAGGCGACCGAGTTCTTATCGTGGGACAAGCCTTGGGACACCGTCTGCGACAGCGACCTGTCCACAGGCCACGCTCGGTGGTTCGATGGCGGCAAGCTGAACGCCAGTGTTAACTGCATCGACCGCCATTTGCCGGCTCGAGCGGATCAAACCGCCATCCTATGGGAAGGAGACAACCCCGCAGAGCACAAGCGCATCACCTACCAGGCGCTCAAAGACGAGGTCTGCCGTCTCGCCAATGTCATGCATGACCGTGGCGTTCGCGCAGGCGACCGTGTCTGTATATATATGCCTATGGTGCCTGAAGCAGCCTATGCCATGCTTGCCTGCACGCGAATTGGCGCCATTCATTCAGTCGTGTTCGGTGGATTTTCTCCGGAGGCACTCAAAGATCGCATCAATGACGCGAGTTGCCGCATGGTAATTACGGCCGACGAAGGGTTGCGCGGTGGTAAAACCGTGCCCCTGAAAGCCAATGTCGACGCCGCTTTAACTAACTGTCCATCCGTGGATACCGTTATCGTCCTTGAGCGAACAGGCAGTGACATTCACTGGGAGGAAGGGCGCGATATTGCTTACGGCGCGAGCACATCGACTGCCGATACCGAATTCACGCCCGCCTCGATGGACAGTGAGGCACCGCTTTTCATCCTGTACACATCCGGCTCAACGGGCAAACCAAAAGGTGTATTGCACACAACGGGCGGCTATCTATTACAAGCAGCCAGCACGTTCAAATATGTTTTTGACTACCGTGAAGGCGAGGTCTTCTGGTGTACAGCAGACGTGGGATGGGTGACTGGACACTCGTATATCGTATACGGCCCGCTCGCCAACGGCGCAACAACCGTCATGTTCGAAGGTGTTCCCACCTATCCCGACGGTGGACGTTGTTGGGAGGTGATCGACAAACACCAAATTAATACATTTTTTACCGCACCGACCGCTATCCGAGCCCTTCATGCTCTCGGCGACGATTTCGTAACGAGGCACTCACGGCGCAGTCTCAGAATCATTGGCTCGGTAGGGGAACCCATTAACCCTGAGGCTTGGGAGTGGTACCACCGCGTTGTGGGAGACAGCCGCTGCCCCATTGTGGACAGCTGGTGGCAGACTGAGACCGGCGCCATGATGATTACGCCCATGCCATCTGCCCACGCGATGAAGCCTGGCTACGCAAGTTTCCCCTACTTCGGTGTCGAACCTGCCCTGCTCGATGAGCAGGGACAAGAGATTGAAGGGGAGGGTTCAGGGTATCTTGTGATTAAACGATCATGGCCTGGCCAGATTCGAACCGTCTACGGTGATCACCAGCGCCTCATTGATACTTACTTCTCTACTTATGAGGGCTACTATTTTACCGGCGACGGCGCGCTTCGCGATGCGGACGGCTACCTCCGCATCACGGGCCGCGTCGATGATGTTCTGAACGTATCGGGTCACAGGATGGGTACGGCTGAGGTTGAAAGTGCGCTGGTTCTTCACAGTGACATCTCGGAAGCCGCGGTCGTGGGATATCCACACCCAATTAAAGGCCAAGGGATTTATTGCTACGTGACACCGGTCACCGGTGTTGAAGACAGTCCTGAACTTCGGGCCGAACTAATACAGCTCTGCGTCAAAGAGATAGGCCCGATAGCAAAACCTGATGTCATACAATGGGCGCCGGGACTCCCCAAAACTCGCTCAGGAAAAATTATGCGACGGATCTTGAGAAAGATCGCCGAAAACGAGCTCGACAGCTTGGGCGATACCTCTACCTTGGCTGATCCATCTGTCGTGGCGCAACTCATTACAGGGCGTAGCGACCAATAACACCATCGCGTCAGTTCGGGTCACAGACCACCAACAGAGCAATAGCAACTCGCCAATTCGCACCGCGAAAGTTCAACCAAAAAAAAGGCCCGCATCAGCGGGCCTTTTTAGGTCACAAGTCAGCTAGCGTACTTACTTAGCTTCCTCTTCCTCATCACCATCATCATCAGATGCGTCATCTGATGCGTCATCAGCGCTATTCGCTTCATCGGCATCTACGTCCTCTGCAGGCGCTTCCTCAGCGACGTCAGCTTCAACAACCTCAGCTACCTCTGGCTCAGCAGCCGGCTCGGCAGCCTCTGCTGCTTCCGCTACCGGTGCTTCCTCGGGCGCTTCATCTTCGAGCAGCTCTTTGATAGAGAGCTTGATACGACCACGTTGATCAACGTCAAGACACTTAACCGTCACTTCTTGACCTTCAGTGAGGTAATCGCTCACATTTTCAACACGCTCATTTGCGATTTGAGAAATGTGCAACAAGCCGTCTTTACCCGGAAGGATCGTAATGAACGCACCAAAATCAACGATGCGCGCAACCTTACCTGTGTAAACAGCGCCCACCTCAGCTTCAGCCGTGATGGCCATGATCATTTCAACCGCCGCATCACGCGCCGCCTGATTCTGACCAAAGACTTTTACAGTGCCGTCATCATTGATGTCGACCGTCGCGCCAGACTCTTCTGTGATCTGACGAATGGTTGCACCGCCCTTACCAATAATGTCGCGGATCTTGTCGGAATCGACCTTTAACGCAATCATGCTTGGCGCATTTTCAGACGTAATTTCCCGCGCTGAATCAAGGACCGAATTCATTTGGCCAAGGATGTGTAAGCGCGCATGCAGAGCCTGCTCAAGCGCCACTTCCATGATCTGCTCGTTGATACCTTCGATCTTGATATCCATTTGCAGTGCTGTAACGCCTTCAGCGGTACCCGCTACTTTAAAGTCCATATCACCAAGGTGATCCTCGTCACCAAGAATATCGGTGAGTACGGCAAACTGATTTCCTTCTTTCACCAGACCCATGGCGATACCCGCAACCGGCGCCTTTAAAGGTACGCCCGCGGCCATCATTGCCAGAGAACCTACGCAGACGGACGCCATAGAACTCGAACCGTTTGACTCGGTAATCTCTGATACAACCCGAATGGTGTAAGGGAACTGCTCCTCGTTGGGAAGCACTGCTGCCAATCCGCGACGTGCCAAGCGGCCGTGACCGATTTCGCGACGTCCGGTGAATCCCATGCGTCCCGCTTCACCTACAGAATAAGGAGGGAAGTTGTAATGCAGCATGAATGGATCACGCCGCTCACCCTCGAGCGCATCGATAATCTGTGCATCACGCGTAGATCCGAGCGTTACAGCACCAATGGCTTGGGTCTCGCCACGCGTGAACAATGACGAACCGTGCACGTTATCAAGTACGTCAACTTCACAAGCGATTTGACGAACCGTGCGGCCATCACGACCATCGATACGAGGCTCTCCAGCGAGAATACGCTGACGAACAATGCGCTTCTCGAGCGCTTTAAACTCGTCCTTGATATCGTCTGCAGAGGGACCTTCGTCCGATGCAAGTTGCTCGATAACGGCATCTCGCACCTGTCCGACACGCTCGTAGCGCGCTGCTTTCTCGGTAATGCGGTACGCCTCACCCAAGTCTCCACCAGCGGCCTCTTCAACTTGTGCACGAAGCGCTTCGTTAACCTCAGCGGCTGACCAATCCCAACGCGGCTTACCTGCCTCTGCAACGAGCTCGTCGATCGCCTTAATAACCGTTTGCAGTTCTTGGTGAGCAAACAGTACGGCGCCCAACATTTGGTCTTCCGACAGCTCTTTTGCTTCCGATTCAACCATCAGTACCGCATCGCGTGTACCGGCTACCACCATATCCAGCTTGCTATCTTTCAATGCCGTATAGCTAGGGTTGAGTAAGTAGCCGTCGGCCTCGGTGAAACCAACACGCGCACCGCCAATCGGACCATTGAAAGGGCAACCCGATATCGCTAGGGCGGCTGAAGTACCAATCATCGCGGGGATATCGGGATCCGTCTCCAAATCGGCAGACATGACTGTACAGACAACCTGTACCTCGTTCATGAATCCATCGGCGAACAAGGGGCGAATAGGACGATCGATCAATCGTGATGTCAGCGTCTCTTTTTCGCTGGGTCGAGCCTCACGCTTAAAGAAACCACCGGGAATTTTACCTACCGAATAGGCTTTCTCGATGTAATGGACCGAAAGAGGGAAAAACGCCTGTCCAGGCTTTTCCTTTTGTTCTGCTACGACGGTGCAAAGCACAGACGTTGTGCCCATGGTCACCATAACGGCACCAGAGGCCTGGCGCGCGATACGGCCAGTTTCCAGCGTGACTTCTTGGCCACCATACTGGAACGTTTTTGTAACTACATTCACTTAACTATCTCCAAAATAAATCGGCCGGCATATAGCCGGCCCTAAGTCGTTTTATCGGCGCAAGCCAAGACGCTTAATCAACGATGCGTACCGACTGGTATCCTTGCGCTTCAGGTAATCCAACAGTTTACGGCGCTGGTTAACCATGCGAATGAGACCACGACGTGAATGGTGATCCTGCGCATGCTCTTTAAAGTGCTGCTGTAATTGCTCAATATTTGCGGTCAACAAGGCAACCTGTACTTCCGGTGAACCTGTGTCACCCTCTGCCTGCTTATAGTCTTCTACGATTTGAGCTTTTCGTGCTGCATCTAGTGCCATGATATTTCTCCAACCTGCGTTACGCTTCGCCCACCCGTGCAGGTTTACAGGGGGGTTGATTAATGACTGTCAACAAACAGTCGCTTCGGAGCGACACGTCCATCGTCGAGCATCTCTCCGATGCCCAAAAACGGACCTCCCGCTTCAGCGACGCGCACCATACCATTTAGCGGCGCGTTTCGCACTACTACAGCCTGACCTTGTTTTAGGTAGAAAGCCGCAGAATTCTCAACTTCCACGCGTGGCAAATGATCCACAGCCAACTCTGGATCCATGAGAAATGTATCCAGAGCAGTGGGACCCTCGGCTTCAGCTACTTGAGTCAGTGTGTCGAGA
The Candidatus Paraluminiphilus aquimaris genome window above contains:
- the panC gene encoding pantoate--beta-alanine ligase, with translation MEIISSISAMQAWRSSLPQGFRVGFAPTMGNLHAGHLSLVEKAKSLSDVTVASIFVNPMQFGESEDLDAYPRTLARDLESLREAGAAAVFTPSVVDIYPEGVEHHTAVEVPGLTDVLCGASRAGHFKGVTTVVSKLFGAVRPDVAAFGAKDLQQVLVIKKMVRDLLMNTEVITVPTMREADGLAMSSRNGYLTKTERQLAPRFPSVLTDFVTAVKSRSSTIEDALETARKALIKHGFHIDYLEARKTFDLTPATSLDTEVAIFGAVFVGKTRLIDNHVIPTL
- a CDS encoding DUF4212 domain-containing protein gives rise to the protein MAEFDNKNARRAQFSAQVRGLMLKLLVIWFVVSFGFGILMVEPLNEIRLGGYKMGFWFAQQGSIFVFIALIFYFAATMSRLEREYKEGSE
- a CDS encoding deoxynucleoside kinase, with product MTETTTAPVDLRGRLPQPYIAVEGPIGVGKTTLAKRLAELFDYQLLLEDAHENPFLDKFYENRRQNALATQLFFLFQRVQKMDDLKQQDMFKPLRIADFLIDKDPIFAEVNLDPDEFELYRKVYGQMTVDAPTPDLVIYLQASVDRLLERIDRRGIASERTISRQYLEELNEVYSEFFLYYDAAPLLIVNANQLDLVSRQEDFAQLVDYALDIKAGRHYFNPTSID
- the panB gene encoding 3-methyl-2-oxobutanoate hydroxymethyltransferase — protein: MSERITTSKLEAMKTAGEKFVMVTAYDATFARLVSEAGAECILVGDSLGMVLQGHDTTVPVSLEAMVYHTECVARARPHSLIVSDLPFMTYSSPDVALTASMELMQKGAQMVKLEGGTWLSETIHQLVQRGIPVCAHLGLTPQSVNVFGGYRVMGRTPKEAKSILADAVEIQDAGASIVLLECVPEDLAADISSKLDIPVIGIGAGAGTDAQVLVLHDLLGLTEKPAKFVENFMTNADTVQDAISAFVNAVKDGSYPQAQHTYR
- the pnp gene encoding polyribonucleotide nucleotidyltransferase, whose translation is MNVVTKTFQYGGQEVTLETGRIARQASGAVMVTMGTTSVLCTVVAEQKEKPGQAFFPLSVHYIEKAYSVGKIPGGFFKREARPSEKETLTSRLIDRPIRPLFADGFMNEVQVVCTVMSADLETDPDIPAMIGTSAALAISGCPFNGPIGGARVGFTEADGYLLNPSYTALKDSKLDMVVAGTRDAVLMVESEAKELSEDQMLGAVLFAHQELQTVIKAIDELVAEAGKPRWDWSAAEVNEALRAQVEEAAGGDLGEAYRITEKAARYERVGQVRDAVIEQLASDEGPSADDIKDEFKALEKRIVRQRILAGEPRIDGRDGRTVRQIACEVDVLDNVHGSSLFTRGETQAIGAVTLGSTRDAQIIDALEGERRDPFMLHYNFPPYSVGEAGRMGFTGRREIGHGRLARRGLAAVLPNEEQFPYTIRVVSEITESNGSSSMASVCVGSLAMMAAGVPLKAPVAGIAMGLVKEGNQFAVLTDILGDEDHLGDMDFKVAGTAEGVTALQMDIKIEGINEQIMEVALEQALHARLHILGQMNSVLDSAREITSENAPSMIALKVDSDKIRDIIGKGGATIRQITEESGATVDINDDGTVKVFGQNQAARDAAVEMIMAITAEAEVGAVYTGKVARIVDFGAFITILPGKDGLLHISQIANERVENVSDYLTEGQEVTVKCLDVDQRGRIKLSIKELLEDEAPEEAPVAEAAEAAEPAAEPEVAEVVEADVAEEAPAEDVDADEANSADDASDDASDDDGDEEEEAK
- the folK gene encoding 2-amino-4-hydroxy-6-hydroxymethyldihydropteridine diphosphokinase gives rise to the protein MTLAVIALGANIDAPIERLAEAYAHVSKMADFSVLDVSPIYQSPPMGPEDQPPYFNAVLSGEYTGEPLPLLRALQKIEASMGRVKTRHWGERCIDLDVIQLGDCVVHLPSLQIPHPGLRSRLFVVQPMIDILGADHRVPGLPELGTLREALSDDTLTLCPNTALG
- the acs gene encoding acetate--CoA ligase; its protein translation is MSNEAIYPVPANFADAHITPEKYQEMYRQSLDDPDSFWSSQATEFLSWDKPWDTVCDSDLSTGHARWFDGGKLNASVNCIDRHLPARADQTAILWEGDNPAEHKRITYQALKDEVCRLANVMHDRGVRAGDRVCIYMPMVPEAAYAMLACTRIGAIHSVVFGGFSPEALKDRINDASCRMVITADEGLRGGKTVPLKANVDAALTNCPSVDTVIVLERTGSDIHWEEGRDIAYGASTSTADTEFTPASMDSEAPLFILYTSGSTGKPKGVLHTTGGYLLQAASTFKYVFDYREGEVFWCTADVGWVTGHSYIVYGPLANGATTVMFEGVPTYPDGGRCWEVIDKHQINTFFTAPTAIRALHALGDDFVTRHSRRSLRIIGSVGEPINPEAWEWYHRVVGDSRCPIVDSWWQTETGAMMITPMPSAHAMKPGYASFPYFGVEPALLDEQGQEIEGEGSGYLVIKRSWPGQIRTVYGDHQRLIDTYFSTYEGYYFTGDGALRDADGYLRITGRVDDVLNVSGHRMGTAEVESALVLHSDISEAAVVGYPHPIKGQGIYCYVTPVTGVEDSPELRAELIQLCVKEIGPIAKPDVIQWAPGLPKTRSGKIMRRILRKIAENELDSLGDTSTLADPSVVAQLITGRSDQ
- a CDS encoding sodium:solute symporter family protein, which produces MSLTLLTYLVVGFTFALYIGIAVATRASSTKDFYVADGGVHPVANGMATAADWMSAASFISMAGLIALSYNGYGGSVFLMGWTGGYVLLALLIAPYLRKYGKYTVPDFIGERYYSDTARVVAVICLILCSVTYVIGQMKGVGVAFSRFLETDYETGLGIGMLIVFFYAVLGGMKGITYTQIAQYVVLITAYTIPAIFISLQLTGNPIPQLGLGSTLSGSDMYLLDKLDLILVDLGFQEYTTTLRGSTLNMLAFTASLMIGTAGLPHVIIRFFTVPSVAAARRSAGWALVFIAILYTTAPAIAAMARLNIVDTMQASDGQALLIEEKPAWFENWEQTGLLKVEDLNGDGRIEYTADPETNELTKLDNDILVLANPEIARLPNWVIALVAAGGLAAALSTAAGLLLAISSAISHDLLKSTYMPSISERAELRASRIAMAVAVLGAGYLGLNPPGFAAGTVALAFGLAASSLFPALLMGIFARGISREGAVTGMLAGISVTLLYVFQHKGIMFIPGTSFLGDMPPNWFFGIEPNAFGVVGAIVNFATAFIISRVTSPPPREVQELLDFLHEPGEAQ
- the rpsO gene encoding 30S ribosomal protein S15, whose protein sequence is MALDAARKAQIVEDYKQAEGDTGSPEVQVALLTANIEQLQQHFKEHAQDHHSRRGLIRMVNQRRKLLDYLKRKDTSRYASLIKRLGLRR